The following DNA comes from Cololabis saira isolate AMF1-May2022 chromosome 7, fColSai1.1, whole genome shotgun sequence.
gagagcgctttgattcatctatttatgagttaagtttttattcagatgtccacagtatattgcaaatattatatattatatagcaaacactgacagtaaatgtgtgacagacgggaccatcatatggccgaaagaagagaagtgttcagaacagcgcacagagcgcacactaaaggctgatttatggttccgcgtcacagcAACGCAGAACcgatggcgtagggtacgcggcgacgcacaccgcaccgcgaccctacgccgtcggctacgccgtcgatttaacgcggaatcataattcaggcgaagctgaagtctctgcgctgatcctgacacagcgggtcggagcggatttggtcatgatgtttaacctgtgttttgtgattaataagcacgggttttaattaaatgtaatttacgaaggatgatttcacgttcaataagataagtaataaataaaatacaaagtttggcacaaaggcttggcctgcttgtgggcgagtggaggggggcacaataagagaaggtggcaagatataaggcggagaactaaagaaaaagtggcctttaataaaacttgtgcaaccatttttaaaacagcatgcagcagaataaagactctgtctctgcgtattctttgattttggatgtcgcctccttgccacaataacagcagcagcagattagcaccttcctttcgaacgtattaaatacagacgcaatcacaatacgcgcaattactttcaggcttggtaaatctcattgcgcgtggtaaatggagcaatttgcatcttcccctcccagtatttaggatttctgccgggtacgcccaatattgattattcatcagggcaaaagtactaactgaattgcgtgtgcaattttgcgcatttcagagacgcagtcgtctttgcacgctgttagtagatcagctcgcactttggtttgcgggtgctgtcaagtttgcacaggttttaacacacgcaaacctttagtaaatcgggccctaagtgttAAAGgttgaaattctttgttttgttttcttatcttctcttttaataaCTAAAAGCCATTATGCTTTAAGGTCGAATGACACTTTGCACCTGGCTGTTCCTCGTGTTCGGACTAacttggggaaaaaagcttttagttTCTCTGCACCCTCTGCTTGGAATACTCTCCAACTTGAACTGAAAATGCctgaacttgtttcatttgaagcCTTTCGCTCACATCTAAAAAACCGACAACGACAATCCTTTCGGCAGtgcctgtgtttttaaactacatgTGCCCGTGTTcttaaattttaaattatttctgaagttgttggttttttacatattattgaagtcaccactattgcactttatttgctaaacagtttgcactctcattttaatgtttattacgTGATTGCTCTTATTTGTGTGTGGACGTGTGCTGCTGCCttccttggccaggtcacccttggaaaagaggtcttgacctcaatgggtcttttttatctggttaaataaaggtgaaataaaaatgtacaacaaaaatcaaatcaaatcaaagaatGTGTCTCTTAATCTCAATTTGTCTACTTGGTTAAATGTGAATCTCATCCCCATCAGTGACTCACGGCTTCCACTCGCCATTCAAGACGTTTTTACTGCAGCAGTGAGATAATCGTCATCCATCTAGAAACCATGTTTCCATTTCCAGAGCTGCTGGAAGCCAGACATTCTTCCCAGATGTGGGAGTGACCTCGGAGGCCTCATACGTGGAAACGGAGAGCATCCGTTCTTACCGTACTGCCGTGGGTCCAGGCAGAGCGTGGTTCCGTCCAGCACCGTCGCGTTCTGGCAAATATTCCAGATGTTGAAATAGAGGAACACGGGGATGGAGGTGAAGGCCGTGACTCCGAGCCAAGCCAGCATGAAGATGTAAGTCAGCATGATGAACTGAGGGAGGAGAAGGCGACAGAGATCAGACTCACACTGCATTACAAAAAGCTTAACAGTTTGGCTTCAAGTCACTGTGGAAGGACGAACACGTCTTGGGACGGGTTACAAGACGCTCCCGGCCACATTCATCcgtctttttcctctttctgtCAACTAACTGTCCTCAAAGTGACTGAGCCCATCTTTCAATCCCTTTGTCAGCTTTAGGTTTCTGCAAAAGCTGCTCTTGATCGAGCTGCTGTGatatcctcttttctatttttccAAGAAGCTGAATTAAGGTATTTTGATTATACTTTGGCAGAACATTTAAGCTGCAACATAAAGTACTCAAAATGTATAGTTAGGATAATCTATGTATACACGTGCAAATTAAGTAATAGATGTTTGCAGATGCAGCACGCTGTGTTgtgtttgtcttgtttgttgcATTATTTTGTCATACATTAAAAGTTAACATAATcgtttttaaacaaatatcagaatcaggtttatttggccaggtcaggtcagacaagacatggaatttgatttGGTTGTTATCGCTCACTTTACAGTAAATAGgtaaataggtaatagacaaatgacagctcttattaacatatatcaaatttttaaaaagtgaaaggtgcaacagaatgaggtagacatgattattggaaggtgcattgtcacagcatatgattgtgttattataattactgttaGCGTACGTTCTGCACGTGCGCAAGGTGTAATACAACCCCATAACTGCAGGCGGCGCTAACCTGTGATGTCGcgcaaaaagaaaaggaaaggagaatacttcatttgtattatgtgttttgttttaatgtaaagcgtctttgagtgccctgaaaagcgctatataaataaaatgtattattattattaacaactggaaatgtgtgaaatgtgtgCTCCAGCCTTTAGAGATACATGTAAATGTCTTCAAGGTAGATTTTTAGTAAATAATGTAAAGCTTTCATTTTTTAACAGCATATCTAATGTATGGTATGTATATTTCAGCCTATGTAATGTGTAATAATGTaatgtacagaagagtattagggccaggcaggagaaaaatgaaaataatattttagaggtggaagatttttttttcattatgcacttagagaaacaagtcaaaatgttgaaaaaaaaagtctaaatttcgtgaataaagttgaaaagttgagaaaaaaggcgaaatttcgacttttttctcaacattttgtcttttttctcgacatttcgacttttttctcgaaatgcataatgaaaaaaaaaaacgtcctcctctaaaatattatttttattttttcctgcctggccctgatactcttccatagtAATGTGTATAAACACTgacaagaataaataaatatgtaaacCCTTTACGAATtaactggttttctgcattGATTTGCTACTTAATGTGATGCCATCTTCATTTAAGTCTCAATATTAAACAAAGAGTCTGTTTCGGCTGATCACGCTCGAATAGTTCCACTTTCTTGTCTTTACTGAACACAGTCAATAAACATTCACAGCGCTGATGGATATAGCAAGTGAAGTGTTCAGTGACTTCAAGCTGCTTTCTGTCGGCAGCTGAGGGTCACAAGGTTTGCACAAGGTTGAGAAAGACTTGTTTCAACTAAGACACATTTGTAAGATGTCAGGTGTTAATGGCTTTCTTAAGGTCATTCCGCAGCATCTCTGCGGTCTGACAGAGCCACTCCTGAggtgcatttttcttttctgaggCCGATCTACCGTGGATTTTCCTCCACGGTTGCGATTATGGTCCTGCTGCTTCACTCAAGTTTCTATCAAGCCGCCGCTGGCAGAGAGTCGTCCCGCCTCTAAACTGTAGGACACTTGTTAGACTTCATGTTGGCAAGTAGTTCAGGCCTTCACTGGTGGCACGTTTTGATGTTGGTGAGCTGTTTCATGTTGAATCTTACAGAATAGCTCCAGATCTGTGTCATCAGAACACAAAAAGTGCTGCAGCGCAAGATGCTCTTTGGAAAACTTCAGGCACGTGTATTAGTAATATTGGAATCCAGATTTGTTGATAGAAACACCGAGGTAGCACAATagtaactagggctgtcaattaAGCGTGCTAataagattaattaattacactgctaattaacgcattatgaaaattaacgcaattaattatgagtggcaaaatgcgtgagtattttaaatttggcccattgagggacccgtaggccACTGGGCAGctcacttccctcctgctgctggtcaaactaacaaagcagtgacagacctggacgactcaggggagcgactcagcaaatctttgctggggcctttgaacggcaagtttatgtaacaaaagaaagaagacgggactatcaacaagaacgcggtaatttgtacattttgtaaaaaagaattttcctatcagcggagctgctccagcctgaattatcatttaaacgctaaacatgtccggaaaagttccactgtaaacgttacagctactagttGAATCGCTTTATTgagtcagttttagttttaattttaaattgagagtctgcttaaatgcctatttgagactcagccttattttatttctgatttttatttatttaactgtatttgtattgcatttttgaataatgcacctggcctaattggtttgctgatgggcttgagcttttttcttttgaatttaatttatgaaacacacttcaccaataaaaaatgtggatttcaaatcttctcttcttagtgtattcaattgattagtcatgcactgcaattttgcaatgttctaaaattcaaattctttatttgggaacctttagcagatatgagattaaaatgcgattaatttgattaattaattataaatccggtaattaattagatacatttttttaatagcCTGACAGCACTAATAGTAACactaataaaaatgtaattctgaaataaatgactttatttGATATATCTCAAatgtataacaaaataaatctaTTTAAGATGAGGGACATGTATGATAATGCACAACagattaagtaaataaaaaacaaaatccagTCTGATTTGAAAACACATGTACGTGTCCAGGTTCGTCTACAACAGCTGCAGATACCATTACAACTGGACCACACGTGTCCGGACCTGCTCTCAGGCTCCATGAGCATCTCATCATCAATGAAGTCACTCGTTTGTGGAACAATGAAGAGTATGTATTTTTTAGAATGTGAGAATGGAAACACGGAGCGTAAAGATATAAAAGCTGATGTGAAGTCCTTCAGTCTGTCTGCGCCGGTGAGACTGGGGTTTATTTCACCGTGTGCTTGAATAAACTCTGCTGCGCTGAACTTTAATTCTCTCCAGTGCCTTTCTGGACTCCTGCGCATCGATTTTTCACTGTGACTCTTTGTTGACTTCAGTAGTATTTGTTAGGGACTTTCAGAGTGTTGAGAAAGTCCGTAGTCTCGGTACGGGTCCGGACTGGGACCAAGACATTTTTCAACAcagcatttttcttcttctttttccttttttgccttCAGAGCAATCGTTTCCTTGACGGCGTTTTCTGCACGGACATCCGGCCTCTTTCATGCCTTGTGTTTGGTAGAAACATGAGCAGAGGTGGTTTGTACATTTAGATGAATCTTTGCTGGGAACCCACCCCTTTTAAAGAATAACCACAATGGTAAACTCTCTCTATTTATAGAAACTTTGTTGAACGGTGGACTGATGGAACTTCAGAGATCTTCTTTTGCAAGGCATGGATCACGCTGGAAGGTGGGCAAAATTCTGACTGCATTTAGTTTGGTTTTTTGTAATTAGTTAGtttttcctctagtgctgtgaatgtttattataataataataatcaattttatttataacgtactttatatttgaaacaaatctcaaagtgctacaataaaaacaagtttaaaaaaagcagcaaaaatAAGATGGACTAAAATtgcaagaaaaaaggaaagtcaGAACATGGTCACCTATGCACAGCAAGGAGATTAAAATAcataggggtaaatccacaaagaacagattgcgcccgcaaatagcgctgtgaattgcgcagcattagcgcccgcaattttccctgctttaaggtcctattcacaaaagactttgcactaatgatataccggggcaaacacgcccataaagttttgcggctgagtgcaatttgcacttgtctgagtaagtgagcagagctgtttccagtgttctccatatttctgcacacacattggtccataatgaaaactgcagaaataaaaaataaagcgagtgaaaataaaacgctgtgaggcgcaagggcgcaatttccactgggaacagggggaacatgcccccccacttttcaaactcatgcttttgtctctctccccccgtttttttttttttttacagtttaagaactaacggtaggctcagcctgtaaatcctcaagacactgtgcgaagagccccgctcctccctcctccctcagtgctgttcaaggctgatttatggttcagcgttaaatcgacgcagagcatacggcgttggttacgcggcgacgcgcaccgtacagtgcgcgtcgccgcatctttcaggcaccttttgtgcgcaagcaagctttatagatgaggtcccagataaggatctgacggtaattcatgttctgtgttttgctacacacacctacaggtcagctgttaaacacacacattctagatttatatgtttatatggtggaattgtttgtaataaggcagcccctactgtatggatgaatcctgagctccgtcctgttatttttatttttaaatccgagataagtccgcaaccccacttgatctgactgtttacagtcatgtctgactatagatttcacccttaatatcattcagtatcacacaggcttgaatgatattgaagagagaaagagacagacggggagtgaggagtttgcgcgcagtttaatacacgcttctgaaacacggtatattgcaatgaggcttatttgcatagaaagggggcaattttgcgcaaatgtatgaatattacctaatttgcatgcatgcaaatggcaccggcgcagactgccactatttgcttggcagcgcagtttgtggagcaattcgccctttgtgggtgctttgtgaattcgacgctctctttttgtctcatttgcaccggtttagcggccgcaaaagccgcgcaatccttttgtggatttggcccatagTTCCTACTGAGGTTAGGCAAATGCCTTGGTGAACAAAAAAGTCCGGTTTAAAGGTGTTATCAGTTTAAGGATGTTGTTTTTGTACATTATTGCAATTTTAAAGAAgataaaatcacattttatgTCAAATGAATCCAGAAAACTATTGACTTCTAAAGGTTTTGCATACTTTTTTCTTGCCACCATAGATTCCAGAAGCTGGTGGGTAAACAATTGTTAACGTCATTCAATGACTAGAATCATACTGATCCATCATGCTTAATGTTAATATCATCTTACATTACTGTATGTAAAAATAATCCCAAATAAAAAAGTAATAGCAGACTTGAAACCTTCACCAACTCTGTTCTTTGAGAGAAACTCTCTTGGAAATAAGCCGACACCTCAATGGCGTCACGGCGTGATTCCCGTGTGATTCCACAAACTGCATGTGAAAGTGACCTTGGATAATCAAAAATAACCTGACCCAGTTTTAAGCAGTTCCACTGGAGAAGAAAGTGTTGGCTTTACCCAGGCGCTGACGCAGCGTCCACAGGTGGTGATCTTGAAGTCTCCGTACAGGTCTTTGATGGCTCCGCTGGTGAAGAATCCCTCCACCATCAACAGGATGCCGTAGACAAAGAAAGCTGAAGCAATGCCGTAGATCACATACTTGATAATGTCAATCCTGCAGGATACATATACTACCAGTTAAATAGTCCAGGAAGATATATGTCTCGCTCTTGATACGTTGTAACGTCTTTCAGTGAACGAGATGTTCAACACATGAAGAGAAAATTAGGCTATGGGACATTTTAgttttgttcttgtttgtttatttctgtCATTTCCAAATTAAGaattcaaatacaaaagaaatgaaagaaaagaaaacaacaaataaacatgaagttAATGCTAACATTGCATTAGACCAGaatacagaaacaaaacaagaccgaaaaggtgtaggctgaagcttaGTTTATTATGCTTTTATAATCAATTTCTGTCAGCTCCTACATACACCGATACAGAgcagtaaatcaattaaaagaaaaacatttcatatactttttgtatagagggaatgcgcatgacgtcacagatgcgacttcacagcgggtttcacccactgagtggcagaaagactgagtggcagaaagactgagtggcagtgtaaaccttaagtttgagcaactggaaaacatctaaaatgggaaagagctgttgtgcgatcgactgtactcagatttagcaagaaatcggagttatcgttttacagactgctgaaaaataagcttaaaggggacctattatggcatctaatacctattttaaacaggccttgaatgtcttaaaaacaagcttttgattgttatttctaaataaattagaaattcagcctctgagccatgtctttatcatcccattctctaacctcattatctatgtgggattctgagtgggcggggctatggtaatgaggcactgtgctgattggctgcctgaatgacgtgatacacggCTACGAAAAactggcagaagctccggctggcggagttagttgtgggcgtggtttcacgcatcggaggccaaccgatgtaaatcgcattttggttacgtaacgacaggagcagaatctgaacggctcgtagatccacatcacactggacggctcatccgggcggctgtacagacactgcagaatttggttgctttcctccttctctgagttggcaggctgaggggagaccactttatatatgttaaagcaagaaaaaacctgtgtttcataataggtcccctttaagagagacaaatggatcgcattttgcagaaacaactggattccagacaccgaaacgttgatttgcggttcccattttgtatcagataatgttggatttttggtaTGTCCTTTTCGAGCCTTGTGGCCCATAAAGCCAGTGTTTATTTCCGGCTTCTATAGCGCAAACCACCCCCAGGATAGGACGCTAGTCTATCGCTGGATACTTCCCCTAGCAAAGCTAGGTACCCATTCATACACCTgggtgaagtgaggaaagccgaGAGTAAAGCATCTCCCAAGGATGCACAAAGTGACGCCAGTGCCAGGGTTCAAACCCACGACCTTCGGATCCTGAGCCCGAAGACTAGGCCACTCCGCTCCTGGAtctttgggtagctaacgttaaacggtcaaatcataatgttcggtgtcctcatcactttaattgcgtcaacaaatcctgccttgatgtaggaccaagcgtcaagacttttctttaaaaattaagtacatataaatatcaggaaacttgattcatggccaaatattaatgtccatggaccactggttcttggggtaactgtacaggtcactgtcaagtccaactgacgctaatttaagccgataatcggctattatcccgtcttctccactagttgcagacatttttgccactcagtgcgagtaagggggctggtccagtggggaagtgacgtcaatgcagaccctctatattgaaaacattcaaTATACTGCATAGACCTTTTATCTATTTAAGTTTTGACACTTACATAAACACTCATACAATACGATCATACTTAATGAGCATCTTGTTCGTCAATATTTTTTGGTAACCCTTCCTTTTACAGTCCGGTAATTACAACATAATTACCAGGTAATTAGAAGTATTTACcaagtaataaccaggtaattaAATGGTAATTAACAGGTAATTACCTGTTAATTATAAGATATTTTTCTGACTACTACCAGGCATTTACTCAATAATTACCTGGTAGATACCCTGCAATTGCATCTGGTATTTACTAGATATTTACTGAAATATCTTATAAATACTGGGTAATTACCTGGTAAGTACTTGGTAATTACCAATTAATTACCATTTAATGACCTGGTTATTACTTGGTAAATACTTCTTAATACCAGGTAATTACCTGGTAATTATGTTGTAATTACCGTAGTGTAAAAGGAAGGGTTACCACTGAAACACGCATCAGGCATTAAACAGATCTGAAGTGTTCCCACTCACATGGTGAAGACGTCCAGAGCGTCCATGGGGCTCCTCACCACCTCGAAGTAGTTCTGCAGGATGGTGACGGTGCCGGACAGGGCCTCGTGTCCACAGCCACAGAACAGCGCCACGCCAGCGTAGAGCAAGATGGTGGCTATGAGGGACGGGTACGGGATCCCGCCCAGGCATTTGATGCAGCACTCAAGGCATCCTGGACACAGAGAGAGATGGATGGGTTAGAGTTAACAATAGGGGGAACAAAAGATGACTTAATaggggatctattatgaaaaacaggttttctcttgctttaacatatataaagtggtctcccctcagcctgccaactcagagaaggaggaaagcaaccaaattctgcagtgtctgtacagccgcccagatgagccgtccagtctgatgtggatctacgagccgttcagattctgctcccgtcgttacgtaaccaaaatgcaatttacataggttggcctccgatgagtgaaaccacgcccacaactaactccgccggcctgAGCTTCCGCGAtgttttcgtagcggtgtatcgcgtcattcaggcagccaatcagcacagagcctcattatcatagccccgcccactcagaatcctgcatagataatgaggttagcgaatgggaagataaagacacgGCTCAGagggctgaatttctaatttatttagcaaaaacaatcaaaagcttgtttttaagacattcaaggcctgtttaaattaggtattagatgccataatagatcccctttaagtGTGAAACGGGACTCTCACAACTTTGGAGAATTTTAATTATTCAGCAAAGCCCCCCTGGCAAAGCCAGGGGGGCCTGATGTACACTGTACTTCCATTTACTTCCCGAGCAAGTGTCAGAACGCAGTATGAGGCACCGACGCATGCATGTGGAGGCAAAACCCGACTTGACAGGGGGTATAAGTGGTGTTCTTCATGATATACCAGACTACCGAACTTCACTACTCCGATGAGATACTGTACGTCACGGAGATTTCAACTTCGTACGGTACGTGATTGGCACAAAGCTTTCTCGGTAGTTTATCCTGACCTTTTTATTCAGCATGAAAATGCCTCCCTGAGCTCTACATAGGGGCCCTGACCTTTTAATCCTTTTTACTCTGAGCCTCGTAGCGCCGGGGGAACTTAAGGTGATGAATGACTGCTCCGCTCCGACTCCGGTCTCGGGTGGCCCAGGTTTCTCCCGGAGCAGCACAGTCCGTATATAACCATATATACGTCATCACGTCTGGTTGAGCTGCTGATATTTATGAGtcaaaaccttttttctttatgtgtgcGGTTGCGTGTTCATGTGTGCATTTTGGACTGCACACACATTTACAGCCAATTgcatgatgatgataatgatggtCCCCCATAATCAAATTCACCTGCGTTTTCATGGCCTTCTTTGCTCTGCAGCGAGACTCAGTCGGTTTTCAATGTGTTTACATGGGTTTAATTCCTTGTTAATTCAGAATtgaaattaaatccgatttaaaatgagtaaaaattaccatataAACACCTAAATCCGAATGAAAAttgccattccgaattaaacttatccgattttaaatctgaatagaataattccgtgatcatgtttacactcattccacttaattccggtctttctgcgctgctcgttccctcgcccgtttgtcgccatgacgcttatattccgcgctgggcttgttttccaaacaaacggtgcttccgaaatgccatactaaaaagtatatactaaaaagtatacttaaattcggcacacttttgagtaaatatcagtagtgtgcattaattcggacgtactattaagagcgcacacggcacttcctgccgtagggaggggggggagttgttaccatggtaacctgtcacggtagcggtagcagcaccgctccgctctttcccgtttattctggctgaaacaagatgacactatataatattattaaatacgaatattataatattcatattatataataatattattatacttaatattatacttatgacatacgtatcacttagcaaccaaacgccgctgcattgcattgtgggaagtttctgctcggctagtgtccatcaatccacacacaatttctccagaatgagtatggatagcgcatactattgagtacgttctaatgtttcggacgcactataaaatctcgcacactcattttgcatactcattagggtggaagtatgcgatttcggacgcagagcatgtttcaagatggcagcacgcagtagacggtggtcaagagcagagaccatttatttaataaatggcttggaggacctggaaataattaaaagaacagatggcaggaaacatcaaaattgtgagcttttcaaagttgtagcggctaagtttgtttttcttccagtagacgtaacttccggtcccccccctatccaatcagaaccttcccaacccccagaccttaagaggaattggataaagccgatcaaacgtgttttccatgtaaacctcaattcggaattactatttccatgtaaactcgaaggaaaatagtttaattcggaataattcattcaaaattaaaaaacatcatgtaaccgtggctaTTGTCA
Coding sequences within:
- the gpm6aa gene encoding glycoprotein M6Aa, which encodes MEEEMDEGQTQKGCLECCIKCLGGIPYPSLIATILLYAGVALFCGCGHEALSGTVTILQNYFEVVRSPMDALDVFTMIDIIKYVIYGIASAFFVYGILLMVEGFFTSGAIKDLYGDFKITTCGRCVSAWFIMLTYIFMLAWLGVTAFTSIPVFLYFNIWNICQNATVLDGTTLCLDPRQYGIVPIAEAKTVCAGSEKFYKMCESNELDMTFHLFICALAGAGAAVIAMIHYLMVLSANWAYVKDACRMQKYEDIKSKEEQELHDIHSTRSKERLNAYT